Proteins from one Epinephelus moara isolate mb chromosome 1, YSFRI_EMoa_1.0, whole genome shotgun sequence genomic window:
- the LOC126388512 gene encoding nuclear apoptosis-inducing factor 1-like: protein MEMQKSSKKRNFSDAEIETITSEVQRNKLVLSGSLKSGFKGSQKAAVWKEITAAVNSVGVDKGTPAEVKKNWSDLKIATKRRVAALKRSSTQTGGGQPDPSLALTQTAERVAALIWSPSNSGISGGGDTDAPPVAKPDNDEEPGTSAGPSAAQSGLEPAAQSQTTSYERAPVSSAPHAGPPP, encoded by the exons ATGGAGATGCAGAAATCGAGCAAGAAGAGAAACTTCTCAGACGCCGAAATCGAGACCATAACGTCGGAAGTCCAGAGAAACAAATTAGTTCTGTCTGGAAGCCTAAAAAGTGGCTTCAAAGGAAGTCAGAAGGCAGCAGTGTGGAAAGAAATCACTGCTGCAGTCAACAGCGTTGGCGTTGACAAGGGAACTCCAGCTGAG GTCAAGAAAAACTGGTCAGATCTGAAAATCGCCACCAAAAGACGTGTTGCTGCCCTTAAGCGCAGCAGCACCCAGACTGGAGGAGGCCAGCCGGACCCCAGCCTGGCACTGACCCAGACTGCGGAGCGAGTGGCAGCGCTTATTTGGTCTCCTTCGAATTCAGGCATAAGTGGCGGAGGAGACACCGATGCGCCACCTGTGGCTAAGCCAGATAAtg aCGAAGAGCCAGGTACCAGTGCTGGGCCCTCAGCTGCACAAAGCGGCCTGGAGCCAGCTGCACAGAGCCAGACCACCAGCTATGAGAGAGCGCCCGTGTCCTCCGCCCCCCACGCTGGTCCACCACCATGA